The proteins below come from a single Nocardioides eburneiflavus genomic window:
- a CDS encoding electron transfer flavoprotein subunit beta/FixA family protein, translating into MKYVPDATADRKFEDDFTVDRVGVDGLLSELDEYAVEQALQFREKREGEEITVTALTVGPEKAVDAVRKSLQMGADSGVHVVDDAIAGSDYLGTSLVLAKAIEKIKADTGVDLVVCGMASTDASGSVVPAMLAERLGMPQVTLASVIESQGDQVRIKRDNEGSTEVIGATLPIVLSVTDQSGEARYPSFKGIMAAKKKPLETWSLTDLGLDADQVGLSVAYTQVEDTTARPPRTAGEVVTDEDGSGAGALVDFLASKKFI; encoded by the coding sequence GTGAAGTACGTGCCGGACGCCACGGCCGACCGCAAGTTCGAGGACGACTTCACGGTCGACCGCGTCGGCGTGGACGGGCTGCTGTCCGAGCTCGACGAGTACGCCGTGGAGCAGGCCCTGCAGTTCCGGGAGAAGCGCGAGGGTGAGGAGATCACCGTCACCGCGCTGACCGTGGGCCCGGAGAAGGCGGTCGACGCGGTCCGCAAGTCGCTGCAGATGGGTGCCGACTCCGGTGTCCACGTGGTCGACGACGCGATCGCGGGCTCCGACTACCTGGGCACCTCGCTGGTGCTGGCCAAGGCGATCGAGAAGATCAAGGCCGACACCGGCGTCGACCTCGTCGTGTGCGGCATGGCGTCCACCGACGCCTCGGGCTCCGTGGTGCCGGCGATGCTGGCCGAGCGCCTGGGCATGCCGCAGGTGACGCTGGCGTCGGTGATCGAGTCGCAGGGCGACCAGGTCCGGATCAAGCGCGACAACGAGGGCTCGACCGAGGTCATCGGCGCCACGCTGCCGATCGTGCTCAGCGTGACCGACCAGTCGGGCGAGGCCCGCTACCCGTCGTTCAAGGGCATCATGGCGGCGAAGAAGAAGCCGCTGGAGACGTGGTCGCTGACCGACCTGGGCCTCGACGCCGACCAGGTCGGCCTGTCGGTGGCGTACACGCAGGTCGAGGACACCACGGCCCGTCCGCCCCGTACGGCCGGCGAGGTCGTCACCGACGAGGACGGCTCGGGCGCTGGTGCGCTGGTCGACTTCCTCGCGTCCAAGAAGTTCATCTGA
- a CDS encoding electron transfer flavoprotein subunit alpha/FixB family protein: MSEVLVVIDHAEGEVKKPTYELLTIAKRLGEPSAVFFGSPEQGDAVAEKVKKYGAAKVYVIDDAQIKGFLVAPKAEALQQLAEKTSPAAVLLPSTFENKEVAGRLAIKLGSGLITDAVDVADDGTTTQSVFAGNYTVQAKVTTGTPIITVKPNSAAPEEAEGAGAVEAFAATISDAAKGAQIVATQPRQSTGRPELTEAAIVVSGGRGTGGNFEPVEGFADSLGAAVGASRAAVDSGWMPHAFQVGQTGKTVSPQLYVANGISGAIQHRAGMQTSKTIVAVNKDPEAPIFELVDFGVVGDLHTVLPAATEKITERKG, encoded by the coding sequence ATGTCTGAGGTTCTTGTCGTCATCGACCACGCCGAGGGCGAGGTCAAGAAGCCGACCTACGAGCTGCTGACCATCGCGAAGCGTCTCGGTGAGCCGTCCGCGGTGTTCTTCGGCTCGCCCGAGCAGGGCGACGCCGTGGCGGAGAAGGTCAAGAAGTACGGCGCCGCGAAGGTCTACGTCATCGACGACGCCCAGATCAAGGGCTTCCTCGTCGCACCCAAGGCCGAGGCCCTGCAGCAGCTCGCCGAGAAGACGAGCCCGGCTGCGGTCCTGCTGCCCTCGACGTTCGAGAACAAGGAGGTCGCCGGTCGCCTGGCGATCAAGCTGGGCTCGGGCCTGATCACCGACGCCGTCGATGTCGCCGACGACGGCACGACCACGCAGAGCGTGTTCGCCGGCAACTACACGGTCCAGGCCAAGGTCACCACCGGCACGCCGATCATCACCGTCAAGCCCAACTCGGCTGCTCCCGAGGAGGCCGAGGGTGCCGGAGCGGTCGAGGCGTTCGCCGCGACGATCTCCGACGCGGCCAAGGGCGCGCAGATCGTGGCGACCCAGCCGCGCCAGTCCACCGGTCGCCCCGAGCTCACGGAGGCCGCGATCGTGGTCTCGGGTGGTCGTGGCACGGGCGGCAACTTCGAGCCCGTCGAGGGGTTCGCCGACAGCCTGGGTGCTGCGGTGGGTGCCTCGCGTGCCGCGGTCGACTCGGGCTGGATGCCGCACGCGTTCCAGGTCGGCCAGACCGGCAAGACGGTCTCGCCCCAGCTCTACGTCGCCAACGGCATCTCGGGTGCGATCCAGCACCGCGCCGGCATGCAGACCTCGAAGACCATCGTCGCGGTCAACAAGGACCCCGAGGCCCCGATCTTCGAGCTCGTCGACTTCGGCGTCGTGGGCGACCTCCACACGGTCCTCCCGGCGGCCACCGAGAAGATCACCGAGCGCAAGGGCTGA
- a CDS encoding glutamate-5-semialdehyde dehydrogenase translates to MSSEEAVRQAAVRARTASHELATATRAAKDAALHSMAEALVERAADVLAANAEDVARAEAGGTPANVVDRLRLDQGRLEAMAQGLRDVAALPDPVGEVLRGSTLANGLELRQVRVPFGVVGMIYEARPNVTADAAGICLKSGNAVLLRGSSSARSSNTAIVAAMRGALAGTGLPEDAVQLVPGETHDSVKALTRARGLVDVLIPRGGAGLIRSVVEESTVPVIETGVGNCHVYVDASADLGQALAIVMNSKTHRTSVCNAAESLLVHEDVADEFLPLVVEALQQAGVLVHGDSAFAEYDDVVPVTDEDHAAEFLGLEISAAVVADVEAAIGHVRRFSSGHTEAIVARDQATIRRFVAAVDSAAVMVNASTRFTDGAEFGFGAEIGISTQKLHARGPMGLPEMTSSKYVVVGDGHVR, encoded by the coding sequence ATGAGCAGCGAGGAAGCCGTCCGACAGGCCGCCGTGCGCGCCCGGACCGCGAGCCACGAGCTGGCCACGGCCACGCGGGCGGCCAAGGATGCCGCGTTGCACTCGATGGCGGAGGCCCTCGTGGAGCGCGCCGCCGACGTCCTGGCCGCCAACGCCGAGGACGTCGCCCGCGCCGAGGCGGGCGGCACCCCCGCCAACGTCGTCGACCGGCTGCGTCTGGACCAGGGCCGGCTCGAGGCGATGGCCCAGGGCCTGCGCGACGTCGCCGCGCTGCCCGACCCCGTGGGCGAGGTGCTGCGCGGCAGCACCCTGGCCAACGGGCTGGAGCTGCGCCAGGTGCGCGTGCCGTTCGGGGTGGTCGGGATGATCTACGAGGCCCGCCCCAATGTCACCGCCGACGCGGCGGGCATCTGCCTCAAGTCGGGCAACGCGGTCCTGCTGCGGGGCTCGTCCAGCGCCCGCTCGAGCAACACGGCGATCGTCGCCGCGATGCGCGGTGCGCTCGCCGGGACCGGCTTGCCCGAGGACGCCGTACAGCTGGTGCCGGGCGAGACCCACGACTCGGTGAAGGCGCTCACGCGGGCACGCGGGCTCGTCGACGTGTTGATCCCGCGCGGCGGTGCCGGGCTCATCCGCAGCGTGGTGGAGGAGTCGACCGTTCCGGTGATCGAGACCGGCGTCGGCAACTGCCACGTCTACGTCGACGCCTCGGCGGACCTCGGGCAGGCGCTCGCGATCGTGATGAACTCCAAGACGCACCGCACGAGCGTCTGCAACGCGGCCGAGTCCCTGCTCGTGCACGAGGACGTCGCCGACGAGTTCCTGCCGCTGGTGGTCGAGGCGCTGCAGCAGGCCGGGGTGCTCGTGCACGGCGACAGCGCGTTCGCGGAGTACGACGACGTCGTGCCGGTCACCGACGAGGACCACGCCGCGGAGTTCCTCGGGCTGGAGATCTCCGCTGCCGTCGTGGCCGACGTCGAGGCCGCGATCGGGCACGTCCGCCGGTTCTCCTCCGGCCACACGGAGGCGATCGTGGCGCGCGACCAGGCGACGATCCGCCGCTTCGTCGCCGCGGTGGACTCCGCCGCGGTGATGGTGAACGCGTCCACGCGCTTCACCGACGGGGCTGAGTTCGGGTTCGGGGCCGAGATCGGCATCTCCACGCAGAAGCTGCACGCGCGGGGCCCGATGGGGCTTCCGGAGATGACGTCGAGCAAGTACGTCGTGGTCGGCGACGGTCACGTGCGGTGA
- the nadD gene encoding nicotinate-nucleotide adenylyltransferase: MATPVARRRVGVMGGTFDPIHHGHLVAASEVQAWFDLDEVVFVPTGDPWQKSDRTVTPAEHRYLMTVVATAANPRFNVSRVDIDRAGRTYTIDTLRDLHAEMPDADLFFITGADALADIFTWRDAEELFELANFVGCTRPGYEMDPAALARIPADRVTMVEIPALAISSTDCRERKRRGEPVWYLVPDGVVQYIAKHDLYAAPAPSATARTTTSTNTSKDTA; the protein is encoded by the coding sequence GTGGCGACTCCTGTGGCACGGCGTCGCGTCGGGGTGATGGGCGGCACGTTCGACCCGATCCACCACGGCCACCTCGTCGCCGCGTCCGAGGTGCAGGCCTGGTTCGACCTCGACGAGGTGGTCTTCGTGCCGACCGGCGACCCGTGGCAGAAGAGCGACCGTACGGTCACGCCGGCCGAGCACCGCTACCTGATGACGGTGGTGGCCACGGCCGCCAACCCCCGCTTCAACGTCTCCCGGGTCGACATCGACCGGGCCGGCCGGACGTACACGATCGACACGCTGCGCGACCTCCACGCCGAGATGCCCGACGCCGACCTGTTCTTCATCACCGGCGCCGACGCCCTGGCCGACATCTTCACCTGGCGCGACGCCGAGGAGCTCTTCGAGCTCGCGAACTTCGTCGGCTGCACCCGGCCCGGCTATGAGATGGACCCCGCGGCGCTCGCCAGGATCCCCGCCGACCGGGTCACCATGGTCGAGATCCCGGCCCTGGCGATCTCGTCCACCGACTGCCGCGAGCGCAAGCGCCGCGGGGAGCCCGTCTGGTACCTCGTGCCGGACGGTGTGGTGCAGTACATCGCCAAGCACGACCTCTACGCAGCACCCGCCCCCAGCGCCACTGCCCGCACCACCACCAGCACCAACACCAGCAAGGACACTGCATGA
- the rsfS gene encoding ribosome silencing factor, giving the protein MTATDHALELVAVAAQAAHDKKADQVLAFDVSEQLAITDAFVLASATNERAVGAIVDEVEDKLRESGAKPIRREGHKEGRWVLLDYGEIVVHVQHEEERSFYALERLWSDCPLIPLTLT; this is encoded by the coding sequence ATGACTGCCACCGACCACGCCCTCGAGCTCGTCGCCGTCGCGGCCCAGGCCGCGCACGACAAGAAGGCCGACCAGGTCCTGGCCTTCGACGTGAGCGAGCAGCTCGCGATCACCGACGCGTTCGTGCTGGCCAGCGCGACCAACGAGCGGGCCGTCGGCGCGATCGTCGACGAGGTGGAGGACAAGCTCCGCGAGTCCGGTGCGAAGCCGATCCGGCGCGAGGGCCACAAGGAGGGTCGCTGGGTGCTGCTCGACTACGGCGAGATCGTGGTGCACGTGCAGCACGAGGAGGAGCGCTCGTTCTACGCCCTCGAGCGCCTTTGGAGCGACTGCCCGCTCATCCCGCTGACCCTCACGTGA
- a CDS encoding histidine phosphatase family protein — MTRLVLLRHGRTEWNAAGRYQGHEDVDLSEEGLAQAQSVAPAIAAMSPVALWSSDLSRAATTAAHVGEACGLPVTTDPRLRERHVGVFGGMTAEQIRASHPAEAGEFFAGAGPLDTESEREVEGRMTEALQDLGRIVGAHGTVVAISHGWAIRMAVTSLVGASPTALHGLDNCGWAELVHRGDRWSLLAWNRVATS, encoded by the coding sequence GTGACGCGACTCGTCCTGCTGCGGCACGGCCGCACGGAGTGGAACGCCGCCGGTCGCTACCAGGGCCACGAGGACGTCGACCTGTCCGAGGAGGGGCTCGCGCAGGCGCAGTCCGTCGCTCCGGCGATCGCCGCGATGTCGCCCGTGGCGCTGTGGAGCTCCGACCTCTCGCGCGCGGCCACCACGGCGGCGCACGTCGGCGAGGCCTGCGGGCTGCCGGTGACCACCGACCCGCGCCTGCGTGAGCGCCACGTCGGGGTCTTCGGCGGGATGACAGCGGAGCAGATCCGCGCGTCGCACCCGGCCGAGGCCGGCGAGTTCTTCGCCGGTGCCGGGCCGCTGGACACCGAGAGCGAGCGGGAGGTCGAGGGCCGGATGACCGAGGCGCTGCAAGACCTGGGCCGCATCGTCGGTGCGCACGGAACGGTCGTGGCGATCTCGCACGGCTGGGCGATCCGGATGGCGGTCACGTCGCTGGTGGGCGCATCACCGACCGCCCTGCACGGGCTGGACAACTGCGGCTGGGCAGAGCTGGTGCATCGCGGCGACCGCTGGTCGCTTCTTGCCTGGAACCGGGTCGCGACCTCGTGA
- a CDS encoding DUF4112 domain-containing protein — protein sequence MSDRAREIDVALSRQLARVMDDAVTVPGTRVGVGLDAVIGLVPGIGDLVGSALSGVIVRANRKNLRLLLREVEREPLREPPSPAYVAGAVALMLVPVLAGIVVAVLGIWLLWRLLT from the coding sequence GTGAGCGACCGGGCGCGCGAGATCGACGTCGCGTTGAGCCGGCAGCTCGCCAGGGTCATGGACGACGCCGTGACGGTGCCCGGCACCCGTGTCGGTGTCGGCCTCGACGCGGTGATCGGACTGGTGCCGGGGATCGGCGACCTCGTGGGCAGCGCCCTGTCGGGCGTGATCGTCCGCGCCAACCGCAAGAACCTGCGACTGCTGCTCCGCGAGGTCGAGCGCGAGCCGCTGCGCGAGCCCCCGAGCCCGGCGTACGTCGCCGGCGCGGTGGCCCTCATGCTGGTCCCGGTCCTCGCCGGGATCGTGGTCGCGGTGCTCGGGATCTGGCTCCTGTGGCGCCTCCTCACCTGA
- the rocD gene encoding ornithine--oxo-acid transaminase has protein sequence MTATDLSTSTTPAVSERTAAHIEATERYAAHNYHPLPVVLAEGDGAWVVDVDGKRYLDCLAGYSALNFGHSNERLVAVAREQLGRLTLTSRAFFNDKLSGFAEALCRLTGKDMILPMNSGAEAVETAIKVSRKWGYEVKGVPAGQATIITMEGNFHGRTTTIVSFSDDEVATSGYAPFTTGFRGVKYGDIEAIASAIDDTTVAVLFEPIQGEGGVVMPPEGFLRDLRALCTERNVLMVADEIQSGLARSGRTFACDHEDVVPDIYVMGKALGGGIYPVSAIAADHEVMDVITPGSHGSTFGGNPLAAAIGTEVVAMLEEGTFQARSAEIGELLEAGFGPLVGKGLSDVRVRGAWAGIDIDPSLMSGRQMSEALMARGILAKDTHGSTVRFAPPLVASDEDIAGLVTAVTEILGAART, from the coding sequence ATGACCGCGACCGACCTCTCCACGAGCACCACTCCGGCCGTCTCCGAGCGCACCGCCGCCCACATCGAGGCGACCGAGCGCTACGCGGCGCACAACTACCACCCGCTGCCCGTGGTCCTCGCGGAGGGCGACGGCGCGTGGGTGGTCGACGTCGACGGCAAGCGCTACCTCGACTGCCTCGCCGGCTACTCCGCGCTCAACTTCGGTCACTCCAACGAGCGCCTGGTCGCGGTCGCCCGCGAGCAGCTCGGCCGGCTCACGCTGACGAGCCGCGCGTTCTTCAACGACAAGCTGAGCGGCTTCGCCGAGGCGCTGTGCCGCCTGACCGGCAAGGACATGATCCTGCCGATGAACTCCGGCGCCGAGGCAGTCGAGACCGCCATCAAGGTCAGCCGCAAGTGGGGCTACGAGGTCAAGGGCGTGCCCGCCGGACAGGCCACGATCATCACGATGGAGGGCAACTTCCACGGCCGCACCACCACCATCGTGAGCTTCTCCGACGACGAGGTGGCGACGTCGGGCTACGCCCCGTTCACGACCGGCTTCCGGGGCGTGAAGTACGGCGACATCGAGGCGATCGCCTCAGCCATCGACGACACGACCGTCGCGGTCCTCTTCGAGCCGATCCAGGGCGAGGGCGGCGTCGTGATGCCCCCCGAGGGCTTCCTGCGCGACCTCCGCGCGCTCTGCACCGAGCGCAACGTGCTGATGGTCGCCGACGAGATCCAGTCCGGCCTGGCTCGCTCCGGCAGGACGTTCGCGTGCGACCACGAGGACGTCGTCCCCGACATCTACGTCATGGGCAAGGCGCTCGGCGGCGGCATCTACCCGGTCTCGGCGATCGCAGCCGACCACGAGGTCATGGACGTCATCACGCCCGGCTCGCACGGCTCCACCTTCGGCGGCAACCCGCTCGCCGCGGCCATCGGCACCGAGGTCGTCGCCATGCTCGAGGAGGGCACCTTCCAGGCCCGCTCCGCCGAGATCGGGGAGCTCCTCGAGGCCGGCTTCGGCCCGCTGGTGGGCAAGGGACTGTCCGACGTACGGGTCCGTGGCGCCTGGGCAGGCATCGACATCGACCCCTCGCTGATGTCCGGTCGCCAGATGTCCGAGGCGCTGATGGCCCGCGGCATCCTCGCCAAGGACACCCACGGCTCGACCGTCCGCTTCGCGCCGCCGCTGGTGGCCAGCGACGAGGACATCGCCGGCCTCGTCACCGCCGTCACGGAGATCCTCGGCGCGGCGCGTACCTGA
- a CDS encoding DUF6226 family protein, giving the protein MGARFDHLVVAVEDLHDAMARWTAAGVPAVRGGAHPVGTVNALVRGPGPAYVELIAAGSDESNPWLERVRSACGPISWAIAVDDIEVARTALLAAGFEPEPAVPGSRRTPDGDVVEWKVCDVGPGPYDGSLPFLIEWTAPMGAGPADGPVLEWVVLAPPDPDRVADVLLALGFTGDRHFPRRVFAAGEGVSITLAPLGEPEHADEAAWMSIESDEPQPPVSIGLATPGERSVTEVLDEVEVTTRPDRRRFPAAALVPAVDVAFARLRGDLADWPHPRPDGRPAAPEEYSEVTDAGRYRLLAARAAAWVDAITATGLGTARDVDPGAVRWAGDRVIVPTRVTLVEGRPGTRPVVIGTAPLHDADDAVVQVGVGDPAEVLELQPDCGCDACDTGSADLLGAIDDAFVLALTGGVYAVREGDRVVRRSLDGWRSTGVRDAERWLDDAAAGRRTDGVVAGEPWLS; this is encoded by the coding sequence ATGGGAGCGCGGTTCGACCACCTCGTCGTCGCCGTCGAGGACCTCCACGACGCGATGGCCCGGTGGACCGCGGCCGGCGTCCCGGCCGTACGCGGGGGAGCGCACCCGGTCGGCACGGTCAACGCGCTGGTGCGCGGGCCCGGGCCGGCGTACGTCGAGCTGATCGCGGCCGGGAGCGACGAGTCCAACCCGTGGCTGGAACGCGTCCGCTCCGCCTGCGGCCCGATCTCGTGGGCGATCGCGGTCGACGACATCGAGGTGGCGCGTACGGCGCTGCTGGCCGCCGGATTCGAGCCGGAGCCCGCCGTGCCCGGCTCGCGCCGCACGCCGGACGGTGACGTCGTGGAGTGGAAGGTCTGCGACGTCGGACCCGGGCCGTACGACGGGTCGCTGCCGTTCCTCATCGAGTGGACGGCGCCGATGGGAGCCGGGCCGGCGGACGGCCCCGTCCTCGAGTGGGTGGTGCTGGCGCCGCCCGACCCCGACCGGGTCGCCGACGTCCTGCTGGCCCTCGGGTTCACCGGGGACCGCCACTTCCCCAGACGGGTCTTCGCCGCAGGCGAGGGCGTCTCGATCACGCTCGCCCCGCTCGGCGAACCTGAGCACGCCGACGAGGCAGCGTGGATGAGCATCGAGTCGGACGAGCCCCAGCCACCCGTGTCGATCGGACTGGCGACGCCGGGGGAGCGATCCGTGACCGAGGTGCTGGACGAGGTGGAGGTGACGACCAGACCGGACCGGCGTCGGTTCCCGGCGGCGGCACTCGTGCCTGCCGTCGACGTCGCGTTCGCACGGCTGCGCGGCGATCTCGCCGACTGGCCGCACCCGCGCCCCGACGGTCGCCCGGCCGCGCCGGAGGAGTACTCGGAGGTGACCGACGCCGGGCGCTACCGGCTGCTCGCCGCCCGTGCGGCCGCCTGGGTCGACGCGATCACCGCGACCGGGCTCGGCACCGCGCGCGACGTCGACCCCGGCGCGGTGCGCTGGGCGGGGGATCGGGTCATCGTCCCGACGCGGGTCACCCTCGTCGAGGGACGACCGGGCACCCGTCCGGTCGTCATCGGCACCGCACCCCTGCACGACGCGGACGACGCGGTCGTACAGGTCGGGGTGGGTGACCCCGCCGAGGTCCTGGAGCTCCAGCCGGACTGCGGGTGCGACGCCTGCGACACGGGGTCTGCCGACCTGCTCGGGGCCATCGACGACGCGTTCGTGCTGGCGCTGACGGGCGGGGTGTACGCCGTGCGCGAGGGAGACCGGGTCGTCCGGCGATCCCTGGACGGCTGGCGAAGCACGGGCGTGAGGGACGCCGAGCGGTGGCTCGACGACGCAGCCGCAGGACGGCGTACGGACGGGGTCGTCGCCGGCGAGCCCTGGCTCAGCTGA
- a CDS encoding ankyrin repeat domain-containing protein — MSHGDYKAFFAAACIGDVALAEHHLDAGVDIDFVHPELQSTALVAAIEERHEAVALLLLDRGASPTLRSPLEGMTPLEAARAARLERVVARLS; from the coding sequence ATGTCGCACGGTGACTACAAGGCGTTCTTCGCCGCCGCCTGCATCGGAGACGTCGCGCTCGCCGAGCACCACCTGGACGCCGGAGTCGACATCGACTTCGTGCACCCCGAGCTCCAGTCGACCGCCCTCGTGGCGGCGATCGAGGAGCGGCACGAGGCCGTGGCCCTCCTGCTGCTGGACCGCGGCGCGTCCCCCACCCTCCGCTCGCCGCTCGAGGGCATGACGCCGCTGGAGGCAGCCCGCGCGGCCCGGCTCGAGCGGGTGGTCGCCCGGCTCAGCTGA
- a CDS encoding low temperature requirement protein A, giving the protein MSEVARTHRLRRMTGRDPRESHRSASPLELLYDLTLVVAFSLAGSQFAHALVEDHLVEGLLGFAVAMFAITLAWINYSWFASAYDTDDAFMRLATLLQMVGVLVLALGLHDLFEGFDHGEFDNAVVVAGYVTMRVSMILLWSRAAAHDRDRRRTCLAYVRLIAVAQVGWVVTATDVLPVPVQIGLALALFALELGGIVWIETHLPPTPWHAHHIAERYGLLAIITFGEVVLGTTTAIEAVVTDQGWSVEAAVIALAGVALAVGLWWCYFTVPFAHALTASNARSMVFGFGHLVLYASIAATGAGLHAAAYYVEHHSELDAAQTMLTMAMPVAVFVLALFTVFHLLFPGRDPLHHWLLVGTLVFLAAACALAAWGAPLALALLVLMLAPWVTVLGYELRGYRHIDEVAGATRDVAR; this is encoded by the coding sequence ATGAGCGAGGTTGCCCGGACCCACCGCCTGCGACGCATGACCGGTCGCGACCCACGCGAGTCGCACCGCTCCGCGTCCCCGCTGGAGCTGTTGTACGACCTCACCCTGGTCGTGGCCTTCAGCCTCGCCGGGTCGCAGTTCGCGCACGCGCTGGTCGAGGACCACCTCGTCGAGGGCCTGCTCGGCTTCGCCGTCGCGATGTTCGCGATCACCCTCGCCTGGATCAACTACTCCTGGTTCGCCTCGGCCTACGACACCGATGACGCCTTCATGCGGCTGGCCACGCTCCTGCAGATGGTCGGCGTGCTGGTCCTCGCACTGGGCCTGCACGACCTGTTCGAGGGGTTCGACCACGGCGAGTTCGACAACGCTGTCGTCGTCGCGGGCTACGTGACCATGCGCGTCTCGATGATCCTGCTGTGGTCCCGGGCCGCGGCCCACGACCGGGATCGGCGCCGCACCTGCCTGGCGTACGTCCGGTTGATCGCGGTCGCGCAGGTCGGCTGGGTCGTCACCGCGACCGACGTGCTGCCCGTCCCGGTGCAGATCGGGTTGGCGCTCGCACTGTTCGCCCTCGAGCTCGGCGGCATCGTGTGGATCGAGACCCACCTCCCGCCCACTCCGTGGCACGCTCACCACATCGCCGAGCGCTACGGCCTGCTCGCGATCATCACCTTCGGCGAGGTCGTCCTCGGGACGACGACTGCCATCGAGGCCGTCGTGACCGACCAGGGGTGGAGCGTCGAGGCCGCCGTGATCGCGCTCGCGGGCGTCGCGCTCGCCGTCGGGCTGTGGTGGTGCTACTTCACGGTCCCGTTCGCCCACGCGCTCACGGCGAGCAACGCCCGCAGCATGGTCTTCGGCTTCGGCCACCTCGTCCTCTACGCCTCGATCGCGGCGACCGGCGCCGGCCTGCACGCCGCCGCCTACTACGTGGAGCACCACTCCGAGCTCGACGCCGCACAGACGATGCTGACGATGGCGATGCCGGTCGCGGTCTTCGTACTGGCGCTCTTCACGGTCTTCCACCTCCTCTTCCCCGGCCGCGACCCGCTGCACCACTGGCTGCTCGTCGGCACCCTCGTCTTCCTGGCGGCCGCCTGTGCGCTGGCCGCGTGGGGTGCCCCGCTGGCGCTCGCCCTCCTCGTGCTGATGCTCGCGCCCTGGGTCACCGTGCTCGGTTACGAGCTGCGCGGCTACCGCCACATCGACGAGGTCGCCGGGGCCACCCGCGATGTCGCACGGTGA